The proteins below come from a single Candidatus Bathyarchaeota archaeon genomic window:
- the cbiE gene encoding precorrin-6y C5,15-methyltransferase (decarboxylating) subunit CbiE: protein MAKLVIVGVGPGSQDYVTAAARKAVQQADVVLGSQRTVELMHGDIQGEAVVFTAKTLYDTLKQAAQALKEDKNVALLSVGDPGFSGLLHTAVESGLFQPSDICVVPGISSIQACAARLNLSWQDAAIFTFHEGKQTQKDKQQLAACLKEGKTAMVLPDMRGFSPSDIAEYLIKEGLDSKTHVFICENLTLPDEKVLSTRLGDLGDQRFWPLCIMVIQDQVNGSKMQ, encoded by the coding sequence ATGGCAAAACTTGTTATAGTAGGCGTCGGGCCAGGTTCACAGGATTATGTGACTGCAGCGGCCAGAAAAGCGGTGCAGCAGGCAGATGTGGTTTTGGGTTCCCAGAGAACCGTTGAGCTTATGCACGGCGACATCCAAGGCGAAGCAGTGGTTTTCACCGCCAAAACCCTCTACGACACGCTAAAACAGGCAGCCCAAGCCCTGAAAGAAGACAAAAACGTCGCGTTGCTTTCGGTGGGTGACCCAGGGTTTTCGGGGCTGCTTCACACCGCAGTAGAGAGCGGTTTATTCCAGCCAAGCGACATCTGCGTTGTGCCAGGCATCAGCTCCATCCAGGCATGCGCCGCCCGGCTGAACCTAAGCTGGCAAGATGCCGCCATATTCACGTTTCATGAAGGCAAACAAACCCAAAAAGACAAGCAGCAACTCGCAGCATGCCTTAAAGAGGGCAAAACCGCAATGGTTCTCCCTGACATGCGGGGGTTCTCGCCCAGCGACATCGCAGAGTACCTCATCAAAGAGGGCCTCGACAGCAAAACCCATGTGTTTATCTGCGAAAACCTCACTTTGCCCGACGAAAAAGTGCTCTCCACCCGCCTGGGCGATTTAGGGGACCAGCGGTTTTGGCCGCTTTGCATCATGGTAATTCAGGATCAGGTTAACGGAAGTAAAATGCAATGA
- the cbiD gene encoding cobalt-precorrin-5B (C(1))-methyltransferase CbiD: MARFLKYGITTGATAAAAAKAAAIAALGMPVDRVVIPTPIGLRFELTVKSSRKLSLDTAEAVTVKDAGQDIDATDKMEIVATVKLTGDGKVTVKSGEGIGVVTKPGLQVPIGEGAINPVPRAMIIQAVQEVLPEGRGAEVVISAPQGASITKKTMNDKLGIQGGVSILGTTGVVKPYSMEACRRSLVPQIDVALAGGYKRILCVPGNIGERIAKEKFGVPEDAIVQTGDFVGYMLDKAVERGVGEIVMLGHSGKLVKLAARLFNTHHKVGDARNEVIAAYAGAAGADTQTIQKLLKANTTDEATQILQKAGLVEATYNRVAERVHERVCERVENKIKISVVIVAMDGEVLGMDQNARSNKPWQNLL; the protein is encoded by the coding sequence ATGGCGCGGTTTCTTAAATACGGCATCACCACGGGGGCAACGGCGGCGGCAGCAGCTAAAGCCGCGGCAATCGCAGCCTTGGGTATGCCAGTGGACCGCGTTGTTATCCCGACGCCGATTGGCTTGCGGTTTGAGTTGACGGTGAAGAGCAGCCGCAAACTTTCCTTGGACACCGCAGAGGCAGTCACGGTGAAGGATGCGGGGCAAGACATCGATGCCACCGACAAGATGGAAATCGTCGCCACCGTCAAACTCACAGGCGACGGAAAAGTCACCGTTAAAAGCGGCGAAGGCATCGGCGTAGTCACAAAGCCCGGTTTGCAGGTGCCCATCGGCGAAGGCGCCATAAACCCCGTGCCCCGGGCCATGATTATCCAGGCAGTCCAAGAAGTCCTCCCCGAGGGCAGAGGCGCCGAGGTAGTTATCAGCGCACCCCAAGGCGCCAGCATCACCAAGAAAACCATGAACGATAAACTGGGCATACAGGGCGGCGTCTCAATTCTAGGCACCACAGGCGTCGTGAAGCCCTACTCGATGGAAGCCTGCCGCCGCTCGCTGGTTCCCCAAATCGACGTGGCCCTCGCAGGCGGCTACAAACGCATCCTCTGCGTCCCCGGCAACATCGGCGAACGCATAGCCAAAGAAAAGTTTGGGGTGCCCGAAGACGCGATTGTGCAGACCGGCGACTTCGTCGGCTACATGCTTGATAAAGCCGTCGAGAGGGGCGTGGGCGAAATCGTGATGCTGGGGCATTCAGGCAAACTTGTCAAGCTGGCGGCGCGGCTATTTAACACTCACCACAAAGTCGGCGACGCACGCAACGAAGTCATCGCAGCCTACGCGGGCGCCGCTGGAGCAGACACCCAAACCATCCAGAAGCTGCTGAAGGCAAACACCACCGACGAAGCAACCCAAATCCTCCAAAAGGCAGGACTGGTTGAAGCCACCTACAACCGCGTTGCAGAGCGTGTGCATGAGCGCGTGTGTGAGCGAGTGGAAAATAAGATAAAGATAAGCGTGGTAATCGTCGCCATGGACGGGGAAGTCCTGGGCATGGACCAAAATGCACGGAGCAATAAGCCATGGCAAAACTTGTTATAG
- the cfbA gene encoding sirohydrochlorin nickelochelatase: MPKSLALDNVGLILIGHGSKLPHNQENLEKLADILRERSSFRQVEIAFMIRNPPTISEAIDNLTRKKVDKIVLVPVFLASGVHTTKEIPEMIEVKDKESQLSQKGIQLFYGEPIGADECIAVILEEKALKALGHDWNHHHAPFKAAPVTTYPATSSKIYDQSMKLIRPEIQGVLSKAPKNQIPIIERVVHTTADPEFAKLLVISDGAVEAGVAAIKAGAKVFTDTKMIKAGIHEGRVQRFGGRILTFIDDQRASKLAIEEEITRSSAAVRLAVADGAEGAIFLIGNAPTAAFELADQIEKGKVKPALVVAVPVGYVGAAESKEAITKLQVPYIITKGRKGSSTIAVAIFNALLNMAEAKP; this comes from the coding sequence TTGCCAAAATCGTTAGCTCTTGACAATGTCGGTTTAATTCTCATCGGACACGGCAGCAAACTACCGCATAACCAAGAAAACCTCGAGAAGCTAGCCGATATACTTCGGGAACGCTCATCATTTAGACAGGTGGAAATCGCGTTTATGATACGCAACCCCCCCACCATCTCCGAAGCGATCGATAATTTAACCAGAAAAAAAGTCGACAAAATCGTGTTAGTTCCCGTGTTTCTAGCGTCGGGGGTACATACAACCAAAGAGATTCCTGAAATGATTGAAGTCAAAGACAAGGAATCACAGCTTTCCCAAAAAGGCATCCAACTATTCTATGGCGAACCCATCGGGGCAGACGAATGCATTGCAGTTATACTCGAAGAGAAAGCACTCAAAGCGTTAGGCCACGACTGGAACCACCACCACGCACCCTTCAAAGCCGCACCCGTCACGACTTACCCTGCCACCTCCTCCAAAATCTACGACCAAAGCATGAAACTCATTCGCCCCGAAATCCAAGGTGTCCTCTCAAAAGCACCAAAAAACCAAATCCCCATCATTGAGCGCGTCGTGCACACCACCGCCGACCCAGAATTCGCTAAATTACTCGTCATAAGCGACGGAGCCGTTGAGGCGGGTGTTGCGGCAATTAAGGCTGGAGCGAAGGTATTCACGGATACGAAGATGATTAAGGCAGGCATCCACGAGGGTAGAGTACAACGGTTCGGCGGGAGAATCTTAACGTTCATCGATGATCAACGCGCTAGCAAACTTGCCATTGAAGAAGAAATTACCCGGTCAAGCGCCGCGGTACGTTTAGCTGTAGCCGATGGAGCAGAAGGCGCCATCTTTTTAATTGGAAACGCGCCTACTGCAGCCTTCGAATTAGCTGACCAAATTGAAAAAGGCAAAGTGAAACCTGCCTTGGTTGTGGCTGTGCCCGTTGGATATGTCGGAGCTGCAGAATCTAAAGAGGCCATCACCAAGCTGCAGGTACCCTACATAATCACTAAGGGACGTAAAGGAAGCAGCACCATCGCCGTCGCCATCTTTAATGCCCTACTTAATATGGCAGAAGCAAAACCTTAG
- the hemA gene encoding glutamyl-tRNA reductase, with product MHASAKVDHVINLRITHKTARVMLLEAVAFQEKTQALTELKTIEGIEECLYLQTCNRTEIYLVAENPQGAAESARQWLLNRAKEHRGEIAEALEVSYDNDAFNHLLRVTSGMESMVIGEDQILNQVWDAYILADNAKTLGPILKHLFNRAMTVGRRVRSETGINKGAVSIGSAAVELALTILRNLESKKILVMGAGEIGTLVSKALARRCLSPIFIANRTYDRAVKLAADLGGQAVHWDRFDEVMTDADVVICSTSAPHYLLTKEAITRLMAMRRNPQFMMIIDISNPRNVEQSVAEVKGTELYCIDDLQMIADKNKEQRQRAIEAAQILLDQELPGLEEDMKSLSVRLMISEILSQAEQVRQRELSTALTMMGDLDEHQRRVLNDLTSILLKQTFIPVVENLRAAAKTGDKKAIEAAAKLFEKTEKN from the coding sequence ATGCATGCTTCGGCGAAGGTAGACCACGTCATCAACCTCCGCATAACGCACAAAACAGCCCGCGTTATGCTACTGGAAGCAGTCGCCTTCCAAGAGAAAACCCAAGCCCTCACCGAACTAAAAACCATAGAAGGCATCGAAGAATGCCTCTACCTGCAGACATGCAACCGCACAGAAATCTATCTTGTAGCCGAAAACCCCCAAGGCGCCGCTGAATCAGCCAGACAGTGGCTGCTTAATCGAGCCAAAGAACACCGCGGGGAAATAGCAGAAGCCTTAGAGGTCAGCTACGACAACGACGCCTTCAACCATCTGCTCCGCGTCACCTCAGGCATGGAATCCATGGTTATCGGCGAAGACCAGATCCTAAACCAAGTCTGGGACGCCTACATCCTAGCCGATAACGCAAAAACCCTCGGGCCCATCCTTAAACACCTTTTCAACCGAGCCATGACAGTTGGGCGCCGAGTCCGCAGCGAGACAGGCATCAACAAAGGTGCCGTCTCCATCGGCTCCGCAGCCGTCGAGCTTGCCCTCACTATTCTGAGAAACCTCGAATCCAAGAAAATCTTGGTTATGGGCGCTGGCGAAATCGGAACGCTGGTTTCGAAAGCGCTTGCCCGGCGCTGTTTAAGTCCCATCTTCATCGCTAACCGCACCTACGACCGAGCCGTCAAACTCGCCGCCGACCTCGGGGGGCAGGCAGTGCATTGGGACCGATTCGACGAAGTCATGACTGACGCTGACGTCGTCATCTGCTCAACATCCGCGCCGCATTACCTGTTAACCAAAGAAGCCATCACAAGGCTGATGGCAATGCGCAGAAACCCCCAGTTCATGATGATCATCGACATCTCCAATCCCCGCAACGTCGAACAAAGCGTTGCCGAAGTCAAAGGCACCGAACTCTACTGCATCGATGATTTACAGATGATCGCTGACAAGAATAAGGAGCAGCGGCAAAGAGCCATAGAAGCCGCTCAAATCCTGCTCGACCAAGAACTGCCCGGGCTCGAGGAGGACATGAAAAGCCTCAGCGTCAGACTCATGATCTCGGAGATTCTCTCGCAGGCCGAGCAGGTCCGCCAGAGAGAACTTAGCACCGCCTTAACCATGATGGGTGACCTCGATGAACACCAAAGGCGTGTTCTTAACGATTTAACCTCGATTTTGCTTAAGCAAACCTTTATTCCAGTAGTTGAGAACCTCAGAGCAGCTGCTAAGACAGGTGATAAAAAAGCCATTGAGGCAGCGGCTAAATTGTTTGAGAAAACGGAGAAGAATTAA